gaATCTATCTaatatctttttaatatatctacataatatctatttttattattttgaaaaacaaagaaatcaAGACGCATATCGTCTTCTCGTCTTCTCCTCCTCGCCATTTCTGAAACTTTTCTCATTTTTCTCTTAGTTTCACAGATTCTTCCTCTTAGAGGTTTGTAGATTCATGAATCATATTCCAGTTTCTAATTCTGATTCTATTTTATTGTGACAATaaatctgttttatttttcttttaggaAAATCATGTTGCATTTGTCTGGAGTTTTAGAAGACTGGAAGATGAATAAAGAATCATGGAGATTCAAGGTGAATACAAGAGAAGGAGGTAAATTATTTACCATTAAAGAAGGATTGAAGTTTGATGAGATGGTTGAGATGGTTCATGAAGATTTTGGTATAAATAGGTTGGGTAATGagtgttgttcaaaaaaaaaaagttgggtAATGAGTTAGAACTTAGCTACGCACTACCAGAATCAATGCTTCGAGATATGCCTAAGGATACACCTCATGTTTTTGTGAACAGTGATAGGCAATTGGTTTCTATGTGTGAAATGTGTAAATTTACGCCTCTGCGTCTTTGCATCTCGGTGAAGAATGGAAACCTAGGGAACCATGATCAAGGTTTCAGTCGTGAAGATACTGCCGTTGATGGAAAAGGGCATGGAAATAAGAATAAGAATGTTGATAGACAGGAGAGTAATCAAGAACCAGAAGTGGAAGTTTCTAATTTTCATGATGCAAAGGTCATTGAAAAGGGTCAATGGTTCAAAAATAAATCAGATCTGTCTTGGAGTATACAAATGCTTTCGATTGAACGCAAATGTTGTCAGCAAGTCAGACAAGAAGTTGTTAGTTGTCAAATGTGTAGATACAAGCTGCAACTGTATGGTTAGAGCTGCCAAGACTAATCCGACAAGCGAGTTTTCTGGGTAACAAAGTACATCAACAAGCATAGATGTTTTTCTAGAAGCACTGGTGGATCGAGAGCTTCTTCCAAAGTTATAAGTAAGCTTCTTTTGCAAAACTTTAGAAATTCAGATCTAAATATGAAACCAGAGTTGATTTCCAGTACTATGAAAAGAGATATGGTCTTGATTCAAAATATTGGAAGATATGGAAAGCTAGGGAAGATGCTCGGACAGAGGTATTAGGTTCTCCAGAAAATAGTTATGCTCAGCTTCCAATATACATGACTGGACTTGTTTATATaagttgaagaaaataaaataaagggaAATCTATATAAACTTCATGATAAAgtaaaaacaaatcataattCACATATTCATCtttgttattataaaatttaaatgataaaataatatatttatctcaacacatatatttatcttaaacaaaataattttagtgttattatttttaactattaatttcgaatttatatattaatttcgaattaatatcttaatatttgaaatatcttGGGTAAAAAAGTCAATTATAATTAAagaagtgtatttttcaaaaagtaaaatagaaaatgcaattatcaaatttcaaatcctAAATAGGGTATTTTGCAAATTATCCCTAAAAACAAATAACTTAAAAGACCTAAAAAGGAAAAACACACACACGAGAAAAACTAAAAGCTGAATGGGGCAAAACTTAAATTTAGGATGGGGACATTAATTAGAAACTCAATTAACGAAAGAACAATTTATGAATTTGACTGGGGGCAGCTTGCCCCCTCCTTGATACACGTAGATCCGCCCATGAACGTTTTAATCATTTTAACACATTTCTTGTAAGTCATGAGGtaaaaaatttgtattaattttattttttttatatttataattttaacagttttattGATATTCAAACAAAGTTACAcgtttattttaaaactttcggGAACAAGttattaatgaatatttatatattaggtcatctatttttattttagatattttataattaaattgacaTCTTATATTGAAGACACCTATAGAAAATTCAAgttttgggaaaaaaaatttctttgacTAAATTTATACATGCATTTTGGCCTATAAAGGGGACTTGCAATTAAAATGGTAATCAATttgaaagtatatataattagaaattagtatatttttatttggatttggGAGCGAATGAACAATCAGGTGGATCATCCGGATGCATAATCTCTCTTACAACAAGATTCCTTGCTCGGTTAATAGTCATGAAACACAAGTAGATATGTTCTTCAAGCTCATCAAGCTCTTCACTGAAGCTCTCTTCACATCTCTTCAACTCTCGGGCCACTTCTTCCCCGCCTCGAACCCGACCCGATCCTCTCCCAGCCCAAAACTCAGCCATGGCTCGTACGTGCTCCACTTCGTCATTAATCCGCGTCACCAACCGGCTTATCGTGTCCAAATCGCGGCTTAAGATGTAAGTACCTTTCGCAGCCACGTCGAGACGAGCCGCAGTTTTCGTTAGCTTATTCCTTAAACCAACCGGTTTGAATCGACCGGTTAAAAGGGTCGGACCGGCTATGAACAAAGCAAAGGCGTGGGAGGCGATGGTAACAATCAACGTAGTGGTTAGAGCCAAAACGAGAAGGCCTGAGCTATGAGTTAGTCCGTTCATGAGCTTGAGTTTGGTTCGTGTCTTGTCTCGGCTCGACTCTATCCGTTTTAGCAGGCTTAAGCAGCCGGTTCTGGTTAACTGGATCCGAGAACCTGACGAGATAAACGGGTCGAACCATCTTGATAGCTCCGTGAATTGGTCAAGGAAAGCCAACGAATTATGTGTCTCCGACTGAAATTTCGGTTTCGGAGATTCGTACTTAGAACGGAGACGATGAATGTTTTTAAGTAATAGCGTGCAAAGCAAGAAAGCGTTTGCCGTCTCCAAGAAGTAATCGGAAAGAAGAGTACGGGTGGGTCGTCCGACCCGGGATAGAACCAGGATCTTAGTAACGGTGTTCGGATCCGGTTCTAGCAGGTTATGTGCGAAGAGGCGGTATGACATGAGACGAGCTGACGTGGAGGATGATTCGATCGGTGAAGAAGGAGGAGACAAGGTGGACTTTTTGCGGTTTAAACTAATGACACGTGTCCAGAACTGATTGTATGATTCTGTGCGGAAGGCGTTTGCATATTCTTCTCTGACGTCCACGTCATCACCATCTTTGGGACTTGAATTTCCCGAAGCTGTATCAATATATAGAGAACGTTGTAGTAAAAACATCAGTGGTAACAAAAAATGGAACGTGAATTTAAAAACCTGAGGATGCAAGAAGCCTTTTGATCTTTGATGAAACTTTTATGCCCATTATATTCCTTGAGATCATGGATGAAGCAAAATCTATTTTATCTTCGAGTAGAGAGCTTTTGGTTTATGATGTTgggtgaagaaactgagaacgagaagaagaagatggtttGATTTTATTATGTAGTTCGTCATGTGACATATTTATCAGAAACGAAaggtaaataaaagaaatatttgtttAGATTGCAAGAAATAGGGATATCCAAGGATTTTGATGGGAAACTATTAGTTTTATTAGTACTTGTAGTGGGAGTGAAGAAATATAGAGAAGTCGATGCTTCTATTGCAAGTAATGTAAAAGAGGGCATCCAAGTGAATACAACAAGTCATCAACAGCGTTTCCTATCCATTCATTGCACTTTTATGGAAAGTCTTTACGCAAACCCATAGGACCATGCTTGCCAAATTTGGAAGGTGCGGTAGAGAGCTTATCCAATTTCGTTTTCATCTAGATCTTTGAAGTTTTCTATTCCTGTTTGATTATGAGAATTAGACACCCCGACCATGAAGAATAAAGAGTTAGCGAATAACGTAATTCATATAATAAGTTGATCGTTAATTCGTGAAGCGTGAACGTCAATACACCTTTTGAATAAACATGAACAAAACATGCAAACGATATGTCCTGACTCGCTAACCAACGTAACTCAAAGTTTCCAAGACCCAAAGAGTCGTAATAGAGGAATGTGTTGCTGCTACAAGAAAGACTAAGGAACGGGACCAAAAGAACAAGTTATTTTCCGGTGAACCAGCGAAAACGAAGACAGGGATAAAGAGAGATAATTAACGCTTGACCGCCACTGGAAATAATCAATCTAACCAGACATACTGACAACAGCTGAAGAACATTATAACCAGATTTTACAATGCGTTTAGTATCTTGCTTACCGGCTCCAAGTGCTGTCCGCATATGTGGATCCCAGTTTTGCAATGCCCTACTGATATACCCAGTTGAAATAGCTCCAATTTGACCTTTATACCAAAAGTTTTTGAGTACAGATTAAATGCTTGGAAGTTTGTTTATTTGCATAAAGAGACGGCAATATCATGTGTACTAAATGGAGCAACGAGTGATTATAATCGAAAAGGTGATCTAAGGGGGTTTTTACCTGTAGATCCACCGCCATTAACAGTGCACTTAATATCCCAGCTATCTAAGGTTTTGGTTTCAGCAAGCGGGCGTGATCAAACATAAGGAGATAGACATTTTTCACCAACTAATTGCATGAGATCCTCACCACTGTCTTAATGGTTGTACCTGTCTTCAGCCGGCCTTTTCAGGCAGAGTCATCTGCAGATGCTTAtccagaaaagaaaataaaaagtctCCAGTAAACATAATCAAACCAGTTAAAGACATCTAATCAGCGCAGTACTAGCTGATAATTTGAGCTTGAAACAACTGAAATATTCACATGTGAGGGCTTTCGATTCATCAACCTTGCTAGTCATAATGTTTATGTCATTCCATGTAAGtattttcaaagaaaatttaaatttgatccTACTGATGACAAAACATACAAATACTCACCAGCTCACATCAAATCGAATTCAGAAAATGTGAAACAAAAGAGACACAATCAGAGTGCATGTGTGTTGGTCGTCAACTTGTATGATGAAAGTAACAACCAAACAAAGTGCAAGAggctctctccctctctctctctcagcttTGGATTCAGGATTAAGGGTCTGTATGGTATGGGTGGAGAAGGTACAATCACAAATCCAGCATCTTGTGCCTACTCAGCCCATACATACAGACACTTAATCCCTGAAACCATCCATCTAATAGAAATTATCTTTCTCCGACGATTCGATCCTCCAGTTTCTCGATCCCCAACCGCCTCCGTAGCTCTTAACCCTCCATCTATCGACCTAGATTCAGATCCCGAGTAAGTCGGTGACTGTTATTTCTTTGATGAGACTGGCCCATTAGTTATCTGGCCCAATGGCCCAACACACATAAAATTACTAATAAAAATTACCCCGATTCGTCGTCCAAGTGAAATTACACGGTTCGGGTTTAACCCTAATAGAAAAAAGGAAATAGAAAGAGAATAAAAAAGGTAACTTGAGTCCCACCCAACTCATTCCCCGCTTTCGTTTTGTTTTCATCACTTTAACAAGCACGAAGTTGCCAATTCTCCATATCTACGTTCGAAACCACCTTCTCCATAGAAGAATATGGCTAAGATTACTCTGAGGGTTGTTAGAAAGCCCaacttgatgaagaagaagaagcagcagaAGAATACTAGCATCTCTGTCAAAGAGATAACCAAAGCATCTTTCGAGACCGCCCTTCCGAAGAAACCTTCCGCCCACAAAACCCTAGACGACGACGATAACAACAAAGGTAGAATCAATTCGTCCTCGTGGGTTAAATCTCTCTTACTCGGAAGAGGAGCCTACGGT
The window above is part of the Brassica napus cultivar Da-Ae chromosome C8, Da-Ae, whole genome shotgun sequence genome. Proteins encoded here:
- the LOC106449022 gene encoding UPF0496 protein At3g49070, with protein sequence MISRNIMGIKVSSKIKRLLASSASGNSSPKDGDDVDVREEYANAFRTESYNQFWTRVISLNRKKSTLSPPSSPIESSSTSARLMSYRLFAHNLLEPDPNTVTKILVLSRVGRPTRTLLSDYFLETANAFLLCTLLLKNIHRLRSKYESPKPKFQSETHNSLAFLDQFTELSRWFDPFISSGSRIQLTRTGCLSLLKRIESSRDKTRTKLKLMNGLTHSSGLLVLALTTTLIVTIASHAFALFIAGPTLLTGRFKPVGLRNKLTKTAARLDVAAKGTYILSRDLDTISRLVTRINDEVEHVRAMAEFWAGRGSGRVRGGEEVARELKRCEESFSEELDELEEHIYLCFMTINRARNLVVREIMHPDDPPDCSFAPKSK